One Gemmatimonadota bacterium genomic window, CGAGTCAGGGCTTTATGGAACAAAGGGGAGAGGAAGTGCCGCAGGGGCTGCATGTGGCGATCATCATGGACGGGAACGGCCGTTGGGCGCGGGCCCGGGGGCGGCCGCGGCTGGTGGGGCACCGGCAGGGGGCGAAGTCGGTGCGCCGCGTGGTGGAGGCGGCGCCGGATTTGGGGATCCGGGTGCTCACCCTGTACGCGTTCTCTGCGGACAACTGGCAGCGGCCGGCGCCGGAGGTTGCGGGGCTGTTCCGGCTGTTTCACCGCTATCTCCGGACGGAGATCGGGGAGTGCCTCGAGCGAGGCGTGCGGCTGAGCGTGATCGGGCGGCGGGACCGGCTGCCGGCGTCGCTAGTGGCGGCGATCGAGGCGGCGGAGTCGGCGACACGGGAAGGCCAGGTACTCCACCTCCGGCTGGCGGTGGACTACTCGAGCCGGGACGCGATCCTGGTGGCGGCTCAGCGGCTGAACGGCGCGCCTCCTACGCGGCAGGCGTTCGCCCGCGTGCTGGCGCAGGCGACGCACGCGCCGCTGCCGGCGCCGGATGTAGACCTGCTGATCCGCACGGCAGGCGAGCAGCGGCTGAGCGATTTCCTGCTCTGGGAAAACGCGTACGCCGAGCTCTATTTCACGCCCCGGCTGTGGCCGGATTTCGGGGCGTCGGAGCTGGAAGTAGCGGTTCGGGAATTCCACCGTCGCGAGCGGCGCTTCGGCGCGATTCCCGAAGCTGCCGCCGTGTAAACTCAGCCCGTACCCGCTCTGCGGAGCGCCGGCCTCTTACTCCGGTTCCCGTACGACCGGCAGGCCTGCCAGTGCCCAGCCACTCAAGCCGCCTCTGAGGTTGATGACGTCGCGGAATCCGTGCGCTTCGAGCAGGCTTGCGGCGATGGCAGAGCGGCCGCCGGACTGGCAGTGCACGACGACGGGCCGGTCCCGGGGGACCTCGTCCAACCGGTCCGTGAGATAGCCCAGCGGGATGTTGGACACACCCGGGAGGTGCCCCGCCTCCCACTCGCCGCGCGCACGCACATCGATCACGGTAACCGCGCCTTCGACCAGGGGGGCGGCGAGCTCCGCGGGCCAGGCCTCGCGAATCGAGCCCGCGCCACGGGCGCCGGCACAGTGCACGGCGGCGCTGGTGAAATAGCCGGCCACACGGTCCAGGCCGATGAAGGCGAGGTCCTGGACCGCCTCGTCGACGGAGCCGGCGCCATCGTCGTCTACCGTCAGGTACAGGTCGCGGTCATAGGGGAGCAGCCAACCCGCCCAGTTGGGAAAGGCTCGATTGAGCGGGATGTTGATGGTGCCTGGTACGTGGGCGGCGGCGTAGGCGGCGGCCGGGCGGGTGTCGACGATGAGCGCCCCCTCCGCCAGCAGGGGTTCCAGGCGCTGGTCAGGGAGGCGCGCCGGGGGCCGCAACCCGCCCATCGGGGGCGGCCCGTCCCGGTTGATGCGCTTCATTTGCGCGTAATATTTGGGCGGCTCCGGCTGGCCGGCGAGCACGGCCCGGACGAACGCGGACTCGTCCTGGTGGGCAAAGGCCCAGTTGAATCGTTTTTCGTAGCCGACCGTGGATTGGGGCACGGCGCCCAGCGCCTTGCCGCACGCCGAGCCTGCGCCGTGCGCCGGCCAGAGCTGCAGATAGTCGGGGAGCCCCTTGAAGCGTTGAATCGAGTGGCAGAGCTGGCGCGCTGCGGTTTCACTCGCGCCCTGCACGCCCGCGGCACGCTCGAGCAGGTCGGGCCGGCCCACGTCGCCCACGAAGACGCAGTCGCCGCTGAACGCCCCCATAGGCGCGTCGGCACTGGCCGTATCCGTGACCAGGAACGCCAGGTGCTCGGGCGTATGGCCGGGCGTGTGCAGGGCCTCGATGTGGACGTTGCCCACCAGAAATGCGTCGCCGTCACGCAGCAGCGTAGCGCGGGCACCCTGCGCGAAGCGGTAGCTCCAGTCGTCGCCGCCCTCCGCGGATAGGAGCAAACGGGCGCCGGTCCGGTGAGCCAGTTCGCGGGAGCCGGAGACGTAGTCGGCGTGGATGTGGGTCTCGGTTACGTGGGTGATGCGCAGCCCTTCCCGGCGCGCCGCTTCGAGGTACTGTTCCAGCACGCGATTCGGGTCCACCACCAGCGCCTCGCCCGTGGCGTCACAGCCCAGCAGGTAGCTGGCCTGGGCGAGCTTTTCATGGAAAAAGAGTTTGAGGATCATTTCCAGGCTGCCAGGCTCCCCCCCCAGGCTCCCGGCGTGCTGGCACTTTCTGGCCGCACCCATTAATATAGCGCCGCTTCAGCAGACCAGGCGAGTTAACCGCACGGCCACCGCTTACGGGACGGTAGCGTTGCCGAAGGCTCGAGCCACAGGGCACCCCATCCTGACTGCCGCGCTGATCTCGCTGGCGGTGGGTGTCCAGGGCGTGGCCTTTCCGGACGACCGCCAGCGGGCGGCGCTCGCTGTCGCCGAGGCAGCCGAAGCGCACCGGCAGCAGCTATACCGCGCGGACCATCTGGACTTCCCGCTGGCTCTGGGTTCCACCGGTGGCGCGGTCAAGCTCCCGGAAACCGGCCAGTGGCTGCTGAATCGGCTGCCTTCCCGCAGTGCGCGCCCCGCGGTTACGCCGGGCGTGTTCCTTGACTCCTCCTGCGCCGCGGCCAGTCGCGCCCGGGCAGTCACCCAGTCCGAGCTCGATTTCGGCGCGACCCTCGCCGCTGCGCGTGCCGGCATCATCACGGCCCCCAGCACGGCTCCCCCACGGCTCCCACTCGCCTGACCCGGCCACGTGCCGCTAGCGGAGGCAACGCTCCGGGCGTACCTATCCGTTTGTGAAGCCGCCGCACAGCCGGACAGCGGCCGCGCAGCGACGGCGCTATCTGCCGGAGGGGAACGGCCCCGGGCCGGTCTAGCGACGCGTCGTATTGCAGGACCACCATGCGCAAGGGTGCGCAAGGTGGTGTACAAACCGCCTCGTGGAGGTAATCTTATGGTGAAGCGTTCGTTCCTGGCGCTGCTCCTCGCCTCGTTCCTGGTCCTGCCGGCGTGTGCGCAGGAAGAGGAAGAGCCCGCGATGGAGGAAGCTCCGGTCGAGGAGCCCGCGCCGCCGCCGCCCGCGCCCGCGCCGATGGATACAACCATGGCGGACACGATGCCGGCGGATACGGCAGCAGCGACGCCGTAATCGAGCGGCAGCACAATTGGGGAGGACTGCGGCGCGGGGCGACTCGCGCCGCAGTCGTCTTGGACCGCAGCCTTCCACGCGCGGTAACCGAAGCACCCCATAGCCATTCCCAGTAGACGGATGGTTCGCCGATGAATCAAAGCAATGGCGCGGCGCGGCGCATGGCGCTGCATACCCAGATCCTGTCGGGCCTGGTGGCAGGCGCCGCCGCGGGCGTGACCGCCAACGCCTTATGGCGCGACGCTGCTACGCTCGAGTGGATCGTCAACAATGTGGCGCAGCCGGTGGGGCAGGTCTTCCTGCGCATGCTGTTCATGGTGGTCATACCGCTGGTCTTCACTTCGCTGGCGCTGGGGGTGGCAGGACTTGGCGACCCGAAGCGTATCGGCCGCATTGGCGCGAAGACACTGGGCTTCTTCGTCTGCACCACGGCCGCGGCGGCCGCGCTCGGGCTCATACTTGTCAATGCCATTGCGCCGGGCGAGGCGCTGGATCCAGCCGTACGCTCGGCCCTGCTGAGCGCCTACGCGCCGCAAGCCGCGGAAAAGGTCAGCGCGGCGCAGGCCAGCGGCTTCGGGATCAGCACCTTCGTCAACATTGTTCCCAGGAACCCGCTCGATGCCGCGGCGCGCGGCGAAATGCTGGGGCTCATCTTCTTCACCCTGATCTTCGGCCTGGCGCTGACTCAACTGCCCTCCGCTGCAGCCGCACCCGTGCTCCGCGTGCTGGAAGGCGTGGCCCAGGCCGTGTCCGTCATCATCGGCTTTGCCATGCGCATTGCGCCGATTGGTGTGGCCGGCCTGATCTTCGCCGTAACCGCCCGGTTCGGCTTCGATATTCTGCGCTCCCTCGGGCTGTACGTGGTCGTGGTATTGTCGGGGCTGGTGCTGCATCAGTTTGGCGTGATCGCCCTGCTTGTCCGGCTCCTCGCGGGCTTGAGTCCGCGAACATTTTTCAGTCGCGCCCGCGCGATGATGGTGACGGCGTTCTCGACCTCGAGCTCGAATGCCACGCTGCCCACCACGATCCGCACGGCCGAGCAGGAGTTCGGCGTGCCCCGGGAGGTGGCCGGATTCGTGCTGCCGCTCGGCGCCACCATGAACATGAATGGCACCGCCCTCTTCGAGGGCGTGACCGTGCTATTCCTGGCGCAGGTCTTCGGCGTCGCGCTCAGCCTGCCCATGCAGATGGTGGTCGTGGTCATGGCCGTGATCACGGCGATTGGCGCGGCGGGCGTGCCCAGCGGCTCGATCCCCTTGCTGGTCATGGTGCTGCAGATGGTGGGTGTGCCGGGTGAGGGCATCGCCCTGGTCCTGGGCGTGGACCGCTTGCTGGACATGGCGCGCACGGTCCCCAACGTCACCGGCGACCTGCTGACTTCCCTGGTCATCACGCGCAGCGAGCGGCTGCCGTTCGCGGCGCCGGCCGGGGCGCCCGCGGTGGCCGAGGTGCTGGCGCCGCCAGCCGTGGCCGCCGGGGCTGCGGATTAGGGGCGTCTTGCTGGGGCACCGCTTCGAGGCTGAGTGCCGGCCTCGCTCTCGCGAATGGCCGCGGGAGGGGGAGCCGCCACCTCTCGCTCTGGCCATGCGCTGGGCGGCGCGCGCCTCAGCCCGTGAGCTCCGCGACAGCCTGCAGCAGCCGCTCGACCTCGCCCCCGGTGGTGTAGCAGGCGCAGCCGGCGCGCACCAGTCCCTGGGCCGAGAGGCCAAGTCGTTCCAGCACAGTGGCGGCGTAGAAGTCGCCGTGGGTTGCGAACAGCGCCTGCTCCGCCAGGTGGCGCACCACCTCGATCGCGGCCAGGCCGTCCACGGTGAAAGCCAGCGTGGGCGTACGCGGCGTACCCGGTGGCGGCCCGTAGCGGCGCACGCCGCGTATCTCGCCCAGACCGTCCCACAACCGTCGCAGCAAGGCATCGCCGCGCCCGCCGAGCTGTTCGAGGGTGGCGCGCAGCCGCGCGCGACGGTTCGCTCCGGGCGCGAGCGAGGCCAGGAAGTCGACGGCCGCCGCCGCGCCCACAATTCCCTCGTGGTTCTGCGTCCCGGTCTCGAAGCGCTCGGGCGCCGTGTCGGGCGCCGGCTCGAGCCTGGGCAAGTCCAGCTCTTCGAGCAGCTCGCGCCGGGCGTAGAGCACGCCCACATGGGGCCCGTAGAACTTGTAGGCGGAGCAGGCCAGGAAATCGCAGTCCAGCTCGCGCACGGCGAGGGGTGCGTGGGCGGCGAGGTGCACGGCGTCCACGAAGACGAGGGCGCCGACCTGGCGGGCCAGCGCGGCCGCGCGCGGCACCTGGACGATGGTGCCCAGGGCGTTGGACGCGGCGGTAAGGGCGAGGAGCCGGGTACGTGGCGAGATCTGCCGCTCGAGATGCTCCCAGTCGAGCTCACCCGTCTCCGGCCGCATGCGGGCCAGGCGGAGCCGCACGCCTCGTTCCCGCACCAGCGCCTGCCAGGGTGCGATGTTGGCGTGGTGCTCGAGCTCGGTGGCCACGACCTCGTCGCCCGCATTCAGCCGCCGCCCCAGCGCCCGGGAGAGGTGAAAGGTGAGCGTGGTCATGTTGCAGCCGAACGCGATCTCCGCTGGCGTGGCGCCCAGGAAGTCGGCCAGCGCCTGGCGGGCCCGCCAGAGCGCGGCGTCCGTCTCCTCGCTCGTCGGGTAGGCCCAGGCCGTGTTAGCGTTGTGCTGCAGCAGGTAGTCCGTCATGGCCTGCGTTACGGCGTGCGGGACCTGCGTGCCGCCCGGTCCATCGAAGTAGGCGACGCTGCGCCCGTTGTGCTGCCGCGCGAGCGCCGGGAACTGCGCCCGGATCGTCTCCACGGCCGCCAGACCCGGGGCACCGGCGCCTGTGCCTTCAGCCATTCCACTCCCCGTCGAACGGTTGTGCCGGGGCGGCCAACCCGGCCGCGCATTTCCGGCAGCCGCGCCGCTTGCCAGGCGGCGGCAGCCGATGCATCTTGGGCGCGCTTCCCCTGGTAAGACCCGAAATCCGAGCTTTCGCGCCGGCCGCCGTTCGGCCGGAAGCCGAGCCGTGTCCGGCGTGGCGCCGGACCGGCGGACCTGACAACCCGGAGGTGCGCATGTCGACCGTCCAGCGGGTGGCCCAAGTCTTCGGTTGGGTGTTCGTGCTCGTCGGTGTGCTGGGGTTTGTTGCCGGCAGCGCGAGCATGGAGGAAGGCATGCTGCTCGGGCTGTTCCCTGTCAACCTCCTGCACAACCTGGTGCACCTGGCGTTCGGCATCTGGGGCATCGCGGCCGCGCGCAGCTTTGGCGGCGCGAAGACCTATGGCCAGGCCGGAGGCGTGGTCTACTTGCTGCTCGCCGTGGTGGGACTGGTGGCAGCCAATCCCCTGGACCTCGTCCCACTGGGCGGCAATGACATCTGGCTGCACGCGCTGCTGGGCGCGATCCTGGCCTACTTCGGCTTCACGGCCAAGGAAGTCGCGGCGGCAGCGCCGGCCGCCTAGGTGGTCGCATCCGCAAATACGGCCGTACTTACGAACTCGACCACCAGGTGGCCAGGGCCTGAAGCCCGCCCCGGGCCGTGCCCAGCTTCGAGCGCGCGGCACGGGGCGCGGCGGGTGGGGGCAGGGACGGGCAGGTGGGTTGCCGGACCGGCCGGCCGGCAACATCATCCAGCCATGACGCAGCGCATTGCATCCCTGCTGGCCAGTGCGACGGAGATCGTGTGCGCCCTGGGGCTCGAGGAGCGGCTGGTGGCCATCTCGCACGAGTGCGACTACCCGCCGCAGGTGCTCGGCCGCCCGCGCATCAGCCGCCCGCGCTTCGATCCGGCCGGTCTGGGCAGCGGCGCCGTGGACGCGGCAGTGCGCCAGGCCCTGCTGGAGCACGGCAGTGTGTACGCCATTGACGGTGACGCGCTGGCCGGTCTCGATCCTGACCTGATCCTCAGCCAGGCGGTGTGCGAGGTGTGCGCGGTGCCGACGCCCGGCGTACGGCAGGTCGTGGCAGAACGGGGGCTGCGGGCCCGTATCCTCTCGCTGGACGCCCACACCCTGGAAGAAATCCTGGATTCGATCATCATGGTCGGCGAAGCCGCGGGCGCGGAGCGGGCGGCGGCGGCGCTGGTGCAGGCACTCGAGTCGCGCCTGGCGCGCATCGAGGCCGCCGTCCGCGGCCTCGAGCGGCTGCGCGTGCTCGCGCTGGAATGGCTGGACCCACCCTTCGCGCCCGGGCACTGGGTACCGCAGATGATCGAATCCGCGGGCGGCACGAGTCTGGCCGGCGAACGCGCCGCCCGCTCGCGCGAGCTGAGCTGGGACGGACTGCACGACCTGGATCCCGATGTGCTGGTGGTCATGCCCTGCGGCTACGGGCTGGACGCCGCCGCCCACGACGCCGACCTGCATGCGGAGCGGCTGATGGAGGTCGCCCACCGGGCCGTCCAGAGTGGCGGCGCTTTCGTCGTAGACGGCTCGGCGTATTTCAACCGGTCGGGCCCGCGCGTGGTCGCCGGCGTCGAGATCCTGGCTGGTTTGCTCCATCCGGACTACTTCCCCCCACCACCGGCGGACCAGGCGCGGGCCTGGCGGCCGGCGGCGGCCGTTCGCGGGGCTGGGCAACCGGGAGATTCGCCCTCGAGGCACAGCCGGTCCGGGGCGCAGCATCGGGAGGCAGGGCCGTGACGGCGCGCATGCGGGCGCTGCGGGCGCGGGAGTTCGCTCGCCTGGATGCCGGCGGGCACGCCTACCTCGATTACACGGGCAGCGGCCTCTATCCGGAGTCGCTGGTACGCGCCTATGCGGAGCTGCTGCAGTCCACGGTCCTGGGCAATCCCCACTCGGGGAACCCTACTTCGCGGGCGGCCACGCAGGTGGTCAAGTCCGCGCGACGTCGCATCCTGGAATTCTTCGCGGCGGATCCCGCCGAATACGAGGTAGTCTTCACGCTGAATGCCACCGGCGCACTGAAGCTGGTGGGCGAGGCGTACCCGTTCGCGCCCGGCTCGCGCTTCTGCCTGACGTCGGACAACCACAACTCGGTGAACGGGATCCGCGAGTTCGCGGCGAGGCGGGGCGCCGAGGTGACCTACCTCAGACTCAGTCCGGAGCTGCGCATCCCCGACATCGAAGTGCAGCTCGAGGGTGCGGACCGGCGGGTGCCGAACCTGTTCGCGTACCCGGCGCAATCCAATTTCTCGGGCGTGCAGCATCCGCTGGAATGGACGGAGCTGGCGCGCTCGCTGGGGTATGACGTACTGCTGGATGCGGCCGCGTTCGTGCCCACGAACCGGCTGAGCCTGGGCGCGGTCGAACCCGACTTCGTGACCATATCCTTTTACAAGATGTTCGGTTTCCCGACCGGCGTGGGCGCGCTGCTCGCGCGCTGCGAGGCCCTGGCCAGGCTGCGCCGCCCCTGGTTCAGCGGCGGCACCGTGCGCTTCGTCTCCGCGCAGAACCGGGTACGGATCCTGTACAGCAACGAAGCCGGGTTCGAGGACGGCACGCTGAACTTCCTGAGCCTGGCCGCGGTCACTGCCGGACTGGATTTCCTGGACAGCGTTGGCGTCGAGGCCATCCACGCGCATGTGACGGAGCTGACGGCCCTGTTGCTGGAAGGGCTGCTTCCGCTGCGGCACGGCAGCGGCGCCCCGCTGGTCCGCGTCTACGGCCCCTGTACGACGGCGGGCCGGGGAGCCACCGTCGCCTTCAATGTGCTGGATCCGGCGGGCGTCGTGGTGGATTGCCGGCTGATCGAGGCGGCGGCGGGCGCGGCCAGCATCTCGCTGCGCAGCGGCTACTTCTGCAACCCGGGCGCGGCGGAGACCTCCTTCGAGCTGGCCGAGGACGAGGCGCGGCGCTGCTACGAGGAGCTGCAGGGCGAGACCTTTACCTTCTCACAGTTCTCGGCGTGCCTGCACGACAAGCCCGTGGGCGCGGTGCGCGTCTCGCTGGGAGTGGCCAGCAATGAAGCCGATGTGCGGCGCCTGCTCGAGACGCTGCTCACCTTCCGGGACCGCCCGGCCGAGAGGCTGGCGAGCACGCAGGTCGAGCAGGCGCTCGTCGACTAACCAGTAAGCTTCCGGGATTGCCTGGACCGCCTCCGCCAGATCAGATTGCCGCTGCTTTCCCAGCCCCGAAACCTCGGACCAGCCAGGAGGTAGCTATGTTCAGGCGGCGGCGGATTCAGCTCGCGGTGGCGGCGTCGTGTGGAGGGTTGCTGTGGGGCTCCGGCGTGGTGGCCGCGGGCCACGTCGCGGCTATCCAGGCGGCTCAGGAGCCCGGGCTGCCGGCGGGCGCCGCCGAGGCGCAGGCCCGGCTGGCCGCCTCGCCTCGCCACGCGGAGTGGGCGATGGTCCGGGCCGGCCCCGGCGACAGTGTGCGCGCCTGGGTGGTATTCCCGGAGCGCAAGGACAAGGCGCCCGTCGTGGTGGTGGTGCACGAGATCTTCGGGCTCTCGCACTGGATCCGGGCCGTTGCCGATCAGCTCGCGGCCGACGGATTCCTGGCCATCGCGCCCGACCTGCTCACCATGAAGAATATCCCGGTCGGCCCGGACGGCGCACCGGACGCGGGGGCGGCACGGACTGCGATCCGTACGCTGGATCCGGCTGACGTCCAGGGCCAGCTCCTGGCCGCCGCCGAGTACGGGATGAAGCTGCCGGCGGCAGGGCCAAATTACGGGATCGTGGGCTTCTGCTGGGGCGGCAGCGTCTCCTTCGCCCATGCCGTGCGCTCGCCGTCGGTGGGCGCGTCCGTCGTGTACTACGGCGGCTCACCCACCAGCGCGGAGCTGTCCAGCGTGCGCGCGCCCGTGCTCGGACTATATGGCGAGAACGATGCACGGGTCAACGCCACCATTGCCCCGGCAGATTCGGCCATGCGCGCACACGGCAAGGTCTACGAACACCGCGTCTTCGCGGGCGCGGGGCACGGTTTCCTGCGTGCGCAGGATGGTCAGAACGGGGCCAACCTGGCGGCGAGCAAAGAAGCCTGGCCGCTCACGGTAGCGTGGCTGCGCAATTACCTGTCTAATGCCAGCCCATCCGCTTCCGCAGCGATGTGATGTGGGCGACGTGGTGGCGGCCGTGCCACTCGTAGAGGCGCAACGTCACTCCCAGCGTGATGGGTCCCCACTCGGGGTGGCGGAAGCTGCGTTCGTACTCCGCCGGGCCCAGGGAGCGGAGCAGCATGACCCAGCGCAGGTGGAGCGCCTCGAGAAGCTGCAGTGAGGGCTCGGGCGGCGCGGTGCGGGCGTCGATCAGCTCCGCCCAGAGCTTCTCCTCGTAGGTCTTGATGGGCGGATTCTCCTCCGTCAGCGCGAGCTTGAAGCGCATGTACGCGTTCATGTGGCTGTCCGGCACGTGGTGCACCACCTGGCGCACGGTCCAGCCGCCGTCGCGGTAGGGCGTGTCCAGCTCCACGTCGCTCAAACCGGCCACCGCCGCGCGCAGCCTGGCGGGTATAGCGGCGATCTCGTCGATCAACGCGCTCCTCTGCTGGTGCGGCACCTCCGCGCCCGGATCGAACCGGCCCACGGGGTAGCGCAGATCTTCCAGGGTGGCGTGCATTTCCTGCCCTCCGTGTTGCGCCAAACGCCCTCATCCGCGCGTGCCTTACGTCCCCCGCGTTAAGCAATTTACGTCGCGCCGTCCGCCGGAGCGATGCCGAGGAGTTCGGACCCGCCGGGGGCGCCGAGCGGCAACGGCTTGCTGCGTCCGGGCAGGCGCGCCCTTCAGAGAGTATCGAGTGCGGCCCCGAGCCCTTCGAGTCCAGCGCGGGGCTCATCCCCCAGGTCGATCCGGAGCACTCGGCGGAGCTCCACGATAACGCGCCCACCAGCCCCCCTTCGTTCCCGGCCCCCACGCGCTCCGCTCCCACAGGGCAGACCCTGCGCGCCGTCGCTTGCCGTGGGCCGCAGATCAGGCGGTCTTCTTCTTCTCGGGCCAGCTCGCGTAGGCGTAGAGGATGTCGACGATGGACTGCTCGGCCTTCACAATGCCGGCGACCTTCTCATTGCCCTCGATCACGATGTACTCGTCATCGGCGTGGGCGCGGGAGCCGTGGCCCAGCCCGCCGCCCGCGGCGGGCAGGCCCAGCCGGCGCGTGTACTCCCACTGGGGCGAGGAGCCGGGGGAGCGGGGCCAGACCATGGGCTCGATGCCCGCCTTCCTGTACATGCTGAGCACTGCCTGCACGGGCGCCGCGGTCACGGAGGTCTGGGACCACTCGTCGCCTCCGCCATGCTGCTGCACACTGATGTCCGTGAAGCCGTGACGCGCAAGGTGCTCGAGCACGAGCTGCTTCTGCCGGGCAATGGATTGGTTGGGCACCAGCCGCGAGTCCAGCTTGACGGCAGCCTTCTCGGGCAGGATCGTGGCCGAGCCGGGGCCCGTGTAGCCGGCCCAGAGTCCGTCAATGTTCAGGGTCGTGTCGAACATGAGACGGCGGGCCGCCTCCTCGGGCGTCCAGTCGTTCATGAACACCTTGATATTCTCCCGCTCGGTCGCGAACAGCCGGTCCCGGAACCGGGTGACCAGCGTCTGCAGGAGCATCTCCTCCTCCTCGGAGGGCGGGCGGATGTCGTCGTAGTAGCCCTCGACCAGCAAGCGGTTGGCGGCCGGGTCGTACATCGAGCGCAGTGCCTGGATCAGCCGCCACACGGGCGAGTCGAGCACCGCTTTGCGGCTCGAATGGATAGGCATCTTCTGCGGGCCGCGCCCCCACCTGGCGCCGTGCGCTTCCAGCTCGAGGAACAGGATCCCCTTGTTCCCCAGACTCATGGAGACGCTCCCGTCCGATTGCTGCGACGGCCCGGGATTGAGCAGCGCGTGCGCCCGCTTCAGCCGGTCCCGGTAGGGGTCGAGCACCTCGTGGAAGTGCGGGCTCCCCTGCTCCTCCTCACCCTCACACGTGAACATGATGTTCACCGGCAGCCTGCCCGTGACTGCGATGATGGACTCGAGGGCGTTCAGCACGAAGCGGTTCGGCCCCTTCGAGTTGACCGCGCCCCGCGCCATGATCACCTCGCCGAAGGGGTCCATGTTCACCCGCTCGGCGGCCAGCGGCGGCGAGCTCCAGCGCTTCTCGTCCCAGGGCTGCGTGTCGTACATCATGTACATGACCACGGTCTTGGGCGCGCCTGCATCGTAATACGCCCACACGCCCGGGAAGCCGCTGGTTGGCACCAGCGCCGCCTCCTTGCAGCCCAGGGCGCGGAAGCTCTCGACCATGCGGTCCGCCATTTCCTTGATCCCCATGTTCCAGGAGCTGACGGACGGCTGGCGCAGATCAGCCTGCACCTTGGCTACGTGCTCCTCCTTGTGCCTGGCGATGTACTCGTGGATCTTCCTCAGGTCGGCGGCATCGAACACCTCCGCCAGCGCCGGGTGCGCCCGGAGGAAGTCGAAGCTGGATAGCAAACCAGCGCCCAGAGTAGCCCTGCCGGTCAACTCGAGGAACTCCTTGCGCGTGAGGCCCATGGGGACCCTCCAGAATGAAGGAAAGAGCTAACGAGGCTTGGCCTGAGACGGGATTCTAGCTGCCGGCGGTTGAGGGGCAACGTACGCCAGGTCGGCCGGACAGGTCAAGAGCGGTACGCGGGCGCATGACGACCGGCGCCGTCTCGCGCCGGAGCGAGAGCGAGCTGGACGGACTCGACGGCGCTCAGCTCGCCGAGCCGACGCCCATCCCCTGGTCCAGCTTTGACGGGCGCTCAATCTCGGGGTTGTACTACCTTCTCTGAGGCAGCGGAGGTTGTCACGAATCGTGGCGCTCTGGCGTTTCAAGCAGGGGGGAGACCGACCATGCCCGAACACGCCGGCTCGCCGCTGCTCTCACGTCGCTTCGAGGAAGCGCTCGTCTACGCCCATCGCCTGCACGCGCGGCAGACGCGCAAGGGCACGC contains:
- a CDS encoding aminotransferase class V-fold PLP-dependent enzyme; protein product: MRALRAREFARLDAGGHAYLDYTGSGLYPESLVRAYAELLQSTVLGNPHSGNPTSRAATQVVKSARRRILEFFAADPAEYEVVFTLNATGALKLVGEAYPFAPGSRFCLTSDNHNSVNGIREFAARRGAEVTYLRLSPELRIPDIEVQLEGADRRVPNLFAYPAQSNFSGVQHPLEWTELARSLGYDVLLDAAAFVPTNRLSLGAVEPDFVTISFYKMFGFPTGVGALLARCEALARLRRPWFSGGTVRFVSAQNRVRILYSNEAGFEDGTLNFLSLAAVTAGLDFLDSVGVEAIHAHVTELTALLLEGLLPLRHGSGAPLVRVYGPCTTAGRGATVAFNVLDPAGVVVDCRLIEAAAGAASISLRSGYFCNPGAAETSFELAEDEARRCYEELQGETFTFSQFSACLHDKPVGAVRVSLGVASNEADVRRLLETLLTFRDRPAERLASTQVEQALVD
- a CDS encoding DUF4383 domain-containing protein, with protein sequence MSTVQRVAQVFGWVFVLVGVLGFVAGSASMEEGMLLGLFPVNLLHNLVHLAFGIWGIAAARSFGGAKTYGQAGGVVYLLLAVVGLVAANPLDLVPLGGNDIWLHALLGAILAYFGFTAKEVAAAAPAA
- a CDS encoding cysteine desulfurase-like protein is translated as MAEGTGAGAPGLAAVETIRAQFPALARQHNGRSVAYFDGPGGTQVPHAVTQAMTDYLLQHNANTAWAYPTSEETDAALWRARQALADFLGATPAEIAFGCNMTTLTFHLSRALGRRLNAGDEVVATELEHHANIAPWQALVRERGVRLRLARMRPETGELDWEHLERQISPRTRLLALTAASNALGTIVQVPRAAALARQVGALVFVDAVHLAAHAPLAVRELDCDFLACSAYKFYGPHVGVLYARRELLEELDLPRLEPAPDTAPERFETGTQNHEGIVGAAAAVDFLASLAPGANRRARLRATLEQLGGRGDALLRRLWDGLGEIRGVRRYGPPPGTPRTPTLAFTVDGLAAIEVVRHLAEQALFATHGDFYAATVLERLGLSAQGLVRAGCACYTTGGEVERLLQAVAELTG
- a CDS encoding dicarboxylate/amino acid:cation symporter, giving the protein MLSGLVAGAAAGVTANALWRDAATLEWIVNNVAQPVGQVFLRMLFMVVIPLVFTSLALGVAGLGDPKRIGRIGAKTLGFFVCTTAAAAALGLILVNAIAPGEALDPAVRSALLSAYAPQAAEKVSAAQASGFGISTFVNIVPRNPLDAAARGEMLGLIFFTLIFGLALTQLPSAAAAPVLRVLEGVAQAVSVIIGFAMRIAPIGVAGLIFAVTARFGFDILRSLGLYVVVVLSGLVLHQFGVIALLVRLLAGLSPRTFFSRARAMMVTAFSTSSSNATLPTTIRTAEQEFGVPREVAGFVLPLGATMNMNGTALFEGVTVLFLAQVFGVALSLPMQMVVVVMAVITAIGAAGVPSGSIPLLVMVLQMVGVPGEGIALVLGVDRLLDMARTVPNVTGDLLTSLVITRSERLPFAAPAGAPAVAEVLAPPAVAAGAAD
- a CDS encoding di-trans,poly-cis-decaprenylcistransferase yields the protein MEQRGEEVPQGLHVAIIMDGNGRWARARGRPRLVGHRQGAKSVRRVVEAAPDLGIRVLTLYAFSADNWQRPAPEVAGLFRLFHRYLRTEIGECLERGVRLSVIGRRDRLPASLVAAIEAAESATREGQVLHLRLAVDYSSRDAILVAAQRLNGAPPTRQAFARVLAQATHAPLPAPDVDLLIRTAGEQRLSDFLLWENAYAELYFTPRLWPDFGASELEVAVREFHRRERRFGAIPEAAAV
- a CDS encoding ABC transporter substrate-binding protein, with the protein product MTQRIASLLASATEIVCALGLEERLVAISHECDYPPQVLGRPRISRPRFDPAGLGSGAVDAAVRQALLEHGSVYAIDGDALAGLDPDLILSQAVCEVCAVPTPGVRQVVAERGLRARILSLDAHTLEEILDSIIMVGEAAGAERAAAALVQALESRLARIEAAVRGLERLRVLALEWLDPPFAPGHWVPQMIESAGGTSLAGERAARSRELSWDGLHDLDPDVLVVMPCGYGLDAAAHDADLHAERLMEVAHRAVQSGGAFVVDGSAYFNRSGPRVVAGVEILAGLLHPDYFPPPPADQARAWRPAAAVRGAGQPGDSPSRHSRSGAQHREAGP
- a CDS encoding MBL fold metallo-hydrolase; this translates as MILKLFFHEKLAQASYLLGCDATGEALVVDPNRVLEQYLEAARREGLRITHVTETHIHADYVSGSRELAHRTGARLLLSAEGGDDWSYRFAQGARATLLRDGDAFLVGNVHIEALHTPGHTPEHLAFLVTDTASADAPMGAFSGDCVFVGDVGRPDLLERAAGVQGASETAARQLCHSIQRFKGLPDYLQLWPAHGAGSACGKALGAVPQSTVGYEKRFNWAFAHQDESAFVRAVLAGQPEPPKYYAQMKRINRDGPPPMGGLRPPARLPDQRLEPLLAEGALIVDTRPAAAYAAAHVPGTINIPLNRAFPNWAGWLLPYDRDLYLTVDDDGAGSVDEAVQDLAFIGLDRVAGYFTSAAVHCAGARGAGSIREAWPAELAAPLVEGAVTVIDVRARGEWEAGHLPGVSNIPLGYLTDRLDEVPRDRPVVVHCQSGGRSAIAASLLEAHGFRDVINLRGGLSGWALAGLPVVREPE